GAACCCTACGACGCGACGGACCCCTGCACGTCGTCGACTTCGGCGGCAGGGGTCAGCCGATCGTCCTGCTGCACGGACTCGGCGGATCCCACGCCAACTGGATCTCGGTCGGAGAGCGCCTGGCGGAACACGGTCGCGTGGTCGCGTTGGACCTCGTCGGGCACGGCCTCACCCCGCCGGTCGGCCGGCGTGCACGCATCGTCGATCACCGCCGCCTCGTGCAGCGCTACCTGGGCCACCTCGACCAGCCAGCGGTGCTCGCCGGCAACTCCATGGGCGGGTACGTGGCGCTGACCGTCGCAGCCTCGACCCCCGAGCTGGTCGCCGGCGTGATCCTGGTCGGGGCGGCGCTGCCACGCGAGAAGATCGTCCCGCGCGACCCCCTGGTGCTGGGGATGTTCGCGGTGTACATGATCCCGGGGCTGGCGGACCGCTTCCTGTCCTGGCGCAGGCGCAGACTCCGACCCGAAGGCCTCGTCGAGCAGGCGTTGCGGTTGTGCAGCGTGGACGCGTCGCGCATCGCCGACGAGGCGTGGGAGGCACACGTGGAGATGG
This sequence is a window from Actinomycetota bacterium. Protein-coding genes within it:
- a CDS encoding alpha/beta hydrolase codes for the protein MQHRTLRRDGPLHVVDFGGRGQPIVLLHGLGGSHANWISVGERLAEHGRVVALDLVGHGLTPPVGRRARIVDHRRLVQRYLGHLDQPAVLAGNSMGGYVALTVAASTPELVAGVILVGAALPREKIVPRDPLVLGMFAVYMIPGLADRFLSWRRRRLRPEGLVEQALRLCSVDASRIADEAWEAHVEMAHERILQPWSRRCFLQSARSLVVRMVGRRRVADMIEAIEAPALIIQGDRDRLVPVEVARDLARRRPDWQLEVFTDIGHVPQLEAPDRFIEVVDRWLHGSLSAQTTCAS